A single Triticum dicoccoides isolate Atlit2015 ecotype Zavitan chromosome 2A, WEW_v2.0, whole genome shotgun sequence DNA region contains:
- the LOC119354248 gene encoding histone H2A.4: protein MAGRGKAIGAGAAKKATSRSSKAGLQFPVGRIARFLKAGKYAERVGAGAPVYLAAVLEYLAAEVLELAGNAARDNKKTRIVPRHIQLAVRNDEELTKLLGGATIASGGVMPNIHQHLLPKKASSSKASTVDDDDN from the exons ATGGCCGGTCGTGGGAAGGCAATCGGCGCCGGCGCGGCCAAGAAGGCGACGTCCCGGAGCTCCAAGGCTGGGCTGCAGTTCCCCGTGGGAAGGATCGCCAGGTTCCTCAAGGCCGGCAAGTACGCCGAGCGCGTCGGAGCCGGCGCCCCCGTCTACCTCGCCGCCGTCCTTGAGTACCTCGCCGCTGAG GTCCTGGAGCTGGCCGGAAACGCCGCCAGGGACAACAAGAAGACCCGTATCGTGCCGCGCCACATCCAGCTCGCCGTGCGCAATGACGAGGAGCTGACCAAGTTGCTCGGCGGCGCCACCATCGCCAGCGGCGGTGTGATGCCCAACATCCACcagcacctcctccccaagaaggcctcttcctccaaggcgtccaccgtcgatgacgacgacAACTGA